The Nocardioides panzhihuensis genome has a segment encoding these proteins:
- a CDS encoding ABC transporter ATP-binding protein, which translates to MSENTPMIRLRQVCKRYPGTAADAVRPLDLEINRGEFVVLVGPSGCGKTTTLRMINRLVEPTSGEIWIDGQDVTHTDPDEMRRHIGYVIQQVGLIPHMTIAQNVGLVPKMLGWDKTRIRERAEELLELVGLEPAKYAKRYPKQLSGGQQQRVGVARALAADPPVMLMDEPFGAIDPVTRDRLQREFLRLQSQIKKTIVFVTHDIDEAVKLGDRIAIFAEGSRLAQFATPLEILTNPADDFVRSFIGEGAGLRRLGLLRMADLAAERSEVTSVPGAGRDVLEVQNDDTVAQALDRAMLAGATHVVVPGGRPVAVQDLVMAGTNSRTAGAPLIGEGVPE; encoded by the coding sequence ATGTCTGAGAACACCCCAATGATCCGGCTCCGTCAGGTCTGCAAGCGCTACCCCGGGACAGCAGCCGACGCCGTACGACCGCTCGATCTGGAGATCAACCGAGGCGAGTTCGTCGTCCTGGTCGGGCCGTCCGGCTGTGGCAAGACGACCACGCTGCGCATGATCAACCGGCTCGTGGAGCCCACCTCGGGCGAGATCTGGATCGACGGTCAGGACGTCACCCACACCGATCCGGACGAGATGCGCCGACACATCGGCTACGTCATCCAGCAGGTCGGTCTCATCCCTCACATGACGATCGCCCAGAACGTCGGGCTGGTCCCCAAGATGCTCGGCTGGGACAAGACCCGGATCCGCGAGCGGGCCGAGGAGCTGCTCGAGCTGGTCGGTCTCGAGCCCGCCAAGTACGCCAAGCGCTACCCCAAGCAGCTCTCCGGTGGGCAGCAGCAGCGGGTGGGTGTCGCCCGTGCGCTGGCTGCCGACCCGCCGGTCATGCTGATGGACGAGCCGTTCGGCGCCATCGACCCCGTCACCCGCGACCGGCTGCAGCGCGAGTTCCTCAGGCTGCAGTCGCAGATCAAGAAGACGATCGTCTTCGTCACCCACGACATCGACGAGGCAGTCAAGCTCGGCGACCGCATCGCCATCTTCGCCGAGGGCTCGCGGCTCGCCCAGTTCGCCACTCCGCTGGAGATCCTGACGAATCCGGCAGACGACTTCGTACGTTCCTTCATCGGCGAGGGGGCCGGCCTTCGGCGTCTCGGGCTGCTCCGGATGGCCGACCTGGCCGCGGAGCGGAGCGAGGTCACCTCGGTCCCGGGCGCGGGTCGGGACGTGCTGGAGGTGCAGAACGACGACACCGTCGCCCAGGCTCTCGACCGAGCCATGCTCGCCGGTGCGACCCATGTGGTGGTGCCCGGTGGCCGACCGGTCGCCGTGCAGGACCTCGTCATGGCCGGCACGAACAGTCGTACGGCTGGCGCCCCGCTGATCGGTGAGGGGGTTCCGGAGTGA
- a CDS encoding alpha/beta fold hydrolase has protein sequence MIKKDIVFHSEGSRLQGSIYYPDDYVEGAVYPALIVNSGYQGFNDFYPKMFATRLTERGYICLGFDYRGMADSEGEKGRVLIEEQVQDIRNALTFMRAQDEVDAARVGLVGWGMGAANVVLAAEKDPKVAGVAALNGFYNGQRWLKSIHTYDRFVRILEDVEEDRVRRVVHGEVKLADTFEHYPLDPATDDYVQNELSSVYGFGHPTSIQLTESVLDLDVDAVVSRTAPMPLFIGHGLRNSLHPYEEALALFEAASSPKTLYPIDGRHNDFMFADHPQVIALCDHLKEFFDDAMTAAAKPAEIISA, from the coding sequence GTGATCAAGAAGGACATCGTCTTCCACAGCGAGGGCAGCCGCCTGCAGGGCAGCATCTACTACCCGGACGACTACGTGGAGGGCGCCGTCTACCCGGCCCTGATCGTGAACTCGGGATACCAGGGGTTCAACGACTTCTACCCGAAGATGTTCGCAACCAGGCTCACCGAGCGCGGGTACATCTGCCTCGGTTTCGACTACCGCGGGATGGCGGACAGCGAGGGCGAGAAGGGTCGCGTGCTGATCGAGGAGCAGGTGCAGGACATCCGCAACGCGCTGACGTTCATGCGTGCGCAGGACGAGGTCGACGCCGCGCGGGTCGGGCTCGTCGGCTGGGGCATGGGCGCCGCCAACGTCGTCCTCGCGGCCGAGAAGGACCCGAAGGTCGCGGGCGTCGCGGCATTGAACGGTTTCTACAACGGGCAGCGGTGGCTGAAGTCGATCCACACCTACGACCGGTTCGTACGCATCCTCGAGGATGTCGAGGAGGACCGCGTGCGTCGAGTGGTTCACGGTGAGGTCAAGCTCGCCGACACCTTCGAGCACTACCCGCTCGACCCCGCGACCGACGACTACGTGCAGAACGAGCTGTCCTCGGTCTACGGTTTCGGGCACCCCACGAGCATCCAGCTCACCGAGTCCGTCCTCGATCTGGACGTGGACGCGGTGGTGTCCAGGACCGCGCCGATGCCGCTGTTCATCGGCCACGGCCTGCGCAACTCCCTCCACCCCTACGAGGAAGCGCTCGCGCTGTTCGAGGCGGCCTCCTCACCGAAGACGCTCTACCCCATCGACGGGCGGCACAACGACTTCATGTTCGCCGACCACCCTCAGGTCATCGCGCTCTGCGACCACCTCAAGGAGTTCTTCGACGACGCGATGACCGCGGCGGCCAAGCCGGCCGAGATCATCTCGGCCTAA
- a CDS encoding ABC transporter permease produces MSLADYVAENSERLVFLTVQHVEIVLLSVGLATVIAVAAAVLTERSPRVRSVLLSVTGTLLTIPSFALFGLLIPIVGLGLVPTTLALTTYAIFPILRNTVTGLEEVDPGVVDAAQGIGMGVWRRLFLVRLPLAWPVILNGVRVATIMVVAIAAIGAAVRGPGLGELIFRGLARIGGANALNEVLAGVLGVMLVALVLDIIFLLITKLTTPRGLHV; encoded by the coding sequence ATGAGCCTCGCCGATTACGTCGCCGAGAACTCGGAGCGCCTCGTCTTCCTCACGGTGCAGCATGTCGAGATCGTGCTGCTCTCCGTGGGCCTGGCGACCGTGATCGCTGTCGCCGCCGCGGTGTTGACCGAACGCTCCCCGCGCGTGCGAAGCGTCTTGCTGTCGGTGACGGGAACGCTGCTGACGATCCCTTCCTTCGCGCTGTTCGGCCTGCTCATCCCCATCGTGGGGCTCGGTCTGGTTCCCACGACGCTGGCCCTGACCACCTATGCGATCTTCCCCATCCTGCGCAACACCGTCACCGGACTCGAAGAGGTCGACCCTGGCGTCGTGGACGCGGCTCAGGGGATCGGCATGGGCGTGTGGCGAAGGCTCTTCCTCGTCCGCCTCCCGCTCGCATGGCCGGTCATCCTCAACGGCGTGCGCGTCGCGACCATCATGGTCGTCGCCATCGCCGCGATCGGAGCGGCTGTGCGGGGCCCCGGCCTCGGCGAGCTGATCTTTCGGGGACTGGCCCGCATCGGCGGCGCCAACGCCCTCAACGAGGTCCTCGCCGGCGTACTCGGGGTCATGCTCGTCGCCCTCGTGCTGGACATCATCTTCCTGCTCATCACCAAACTGACCACCCCGCGAGGCCTTCATGTCTGA
- a CDS encoding FUSC family protein: protein MSVSPAERTAHLRARARRLPWGLALRAAGAGAVAFWVGAVFPGPAGEFPYYAPLGAVVAMSSTVMGSVRNAVQSIVSIWLGSAIALATAMVMAPTAWTAALVIGVGTMAVNWRWLGGMGQWVPTAALFVLIIGADDPVAFVSAYGGLTLIGAAIGVVAIVLFPQLPLGPAEEAIRDVRAEVIAQLRQLAFALQGDGPPTETQWSDRRNQLEPALQRMRDARELVLDASRANRRRAHHQAVLESQVEQARTLERVCVLVEHLTQLLEEEERAGNDLVGLGPRLRPATARALLALADLVESGDGRTVDPGAKAAARETLAGLVDQIHAVRVGHSSDDELFTAGSIVTNIRRCLESPRSTDDEEALR, encoded by the coding sequence ATGTCCGTGTCCCCCGCGGAACGGACGGCCCACCTCCGGGCGCGCGCACGCAGACTGCCCTGGGGCCTGGCCCTGAGGGCGGCTGGCGCGGGGGCCGTCGCCTTCTGGGTCGGTGCCGTCTTTCCGGGCCCGGCCGGCGAGTTCCCCTACTACGCGCCGCTGGGCGCAGTGGTGGCGATGTCATCGACCGTGATGGGCTCGGTTCGCAACGCCGTCCAGAGCATCGTCAGCATCTGGCTGGGCTCGGCGATCGCGCTGGCCACGGCGATGGTCATGGCTCCCACCGCGTGGACAGCGGCGCTGGTGATCGGCGTGGGGACGATGGCGGTGAACTGGCGTTGGCTCGGCGGCATGGGGCAATGGGTCCCCACGGCAGCCTTGTTCGTACTGATCATCGGAGCCGATGATCCCGTTGCGTTCGTAAGCGCCTACGGCGGGCTCACGCTCATCGGAGCCGCTATCGGCGTCGTCGCGATCGTGCTCTTTCCTCAGCTGCCTCTCGGGCCCGCAGAAGAGGCTATCCGTGATGTCCGGGCAGAGGTGATCGCCCAGCTCCGCCAGCTGGCATTTGCGCTACAAGGAGACGGACCGCCGACCGAGACACAGTGGAGTGATCGCCGGAACCAGCTGGAGCCCGCTCTGCAGCGCATGCGCGACGCGAGGGAGCTTGTCCTCGACGCGTCCCGAGCCAACAGGCGTCGGGCACACCACCAAGCCGTCCTGGAGAGCCAGGTCGAGCAGGCCAGAACCCTCGAGCGGGTGTGCGTCCTCGTGGAGCATCTCACCCAGCTGCTGGAGGAGGAGGAGCGCGCCGGGAACGACCTCGTCGGGCTCGGCCCACGGCTGCGGCCCGCGACCGCGCGAGCACTGCTCGCCCTCGCGGACCTGGTGGAGTCGGGAGACGGGCGCACCGTGGACCCCGGAGCCAAGGCGGCCGCGCGCGAGACCCTTGCCGGCCTCGTCGACCAGATCCATGCCGTACGCGTGGGCCACTCCTCGGACGACGAGCTCTTCACCGCCGGGAGCATCGTGACCAATATCCGACGGTGCCTGGAGTCTCCGCGATCGACCGACGATGAGGAGGCGCTTCGGTGA
- a CDS encoding glycine betaine ABC transporter substrate-binding protein, which produces MKLIHAAATTLACVSLSGCALTQPPPSDVEPGSLAESADLSGVEVTVGGKEFTEQLVLCELTALALESTGAKVNRSCGMSGSSTVRDALEGGGIDLYWDYTGTGWLTHLGESELITDPKQLHQRLDAADTDRNKISWLPPASANNTYAVAVADQTAEKLGVSTLSDYAALAQKDPEQASFCGAAEFLGRDDGWPGLEQDYGFDLPNKQVAELAMGAIFKSVDDGKPCVFGEVFATDGRIDALGLTVLEDDRSFFPVYNPAVSVRTKLLEEHPEVAEALAPVAQALDDATLRKLNAEVDVEGHSPELVSEDWLRSKGFVK; this is translated from the coding sequence ATGAAACTCATCCACGCAGCGGCGACGACGCTCGCCTGCGTCTCCCTGTCAGGCTGCGCCCTGACCCAGCCGCCGCCCAGCGACGTCGAGCCCGGGTCGTTGGCCGAGTCGGCCGACCTCAGCGGTGTCGAAGTGACCGTGGGCGGCAAGGAGTTCACCGAGCAGCTGGTGCTGTGCGAGCTCACCGCTCTGGCCCTGGAGTCGACCGGCGCCAAGGTGAACCGCAGCTGCGGCATGTCCGGCAGCAGCACGGTCCGCGACGCTCTCGAGGGCGGTGGCATCGACCTGTACTGGGACTACACCGGCACCGGCTGGCTGACCCACCTGGGCGAGTCCGAGCTCATCACCGACCCGAAGCAGCTCCACCAGCGTCTGGACGCGGCCGACACCGACCGCAACAAGATCTCCTGGCTGCCGCCTGCCTCGGCGAACAACACCTACGCGGTGGCGGTGGCCGACCAGACCGCCGAGAAGCTCGGTGTCTCGACCCTGTCGGACTATGCCGCGCTCGCGCAGAAGGACCCCGAGCAGGCGAGCTTCTGCGGAGCGGCCGAGTTCCTCGGCCGCGACGACGGCTGGCCGGGTCTGGAGCAGGACTACGGCTTCGACCTGCCCAACAAGCAGGTTGCCGAGCTGGCGATGGGCGCCATCTTCAAGAGCGTCGACGACGGGAAACCCTGCGTCTTCGGTGAGGTGTTCGCGACCGACGGTCGCATCGACGCGCTCGGCCTGACGGTGCTCGAGGACGACCGGAGCTTCTTCCCGGTCTACAACCCCGCCGTCAGCGTCCGTACGAAGTTGCTCGAGGAGCACCCCGAGGTCGCCGAAGCGCTGGCGCCGGTCGCGCAGGCGCTCGACGATGCCACGCTGCGCAAGCTGAACGCCGAGGTCGACGTCGAAGGGCACTCCCCGGAGCTGGTCAGCGAGGACTGGTTGAGAAGCAAGGGATTCGTGAAGTGA
- a CDS encoding DUF6282 family protein, whose protein sequence is MFDSHVHAAPDVLPRLGDDLAIGQTYLDAGYSGFVLKGHYEPTVGRAQAVARATGLRVYGGVALNQHVGGINPAAVAAALGAGGRVVWFPTADAHTQRTAGLPRLHDQDPRLPDSVYGVPPVDPAGEEPAEQVLRLIGEADAVLATGHLSGPECHWLASRAPHHGIDRVLFIHPSYTVPGLGPSEIAELAATGGHIEITTYQLLHQPGCTPEMLAAVARAAGPKLVLASDAGQQDTPNPPDALQLLIDTLAAEGLDRSWLLDAASTVPEALFSPR, encoded by the coding sequence ATGTTCGACTCACACGTGCACGCCGCGCCCGACGTGCTCCCACGACTCGGCGACGACCTCGCCATCGGGCAGACCTACCTCGACGCCGGCTACAGCGGGTTCGTCCTCAAGGGACACTACGAGCCCACGGTGGGGCGCGCCCAGGCCGTGGCCCGGGCGACCGGACTGCGGGTGTACGGGGGAGTGGCGCTCAACCAGCACGTCGGCGGCATCAACCCCGCGGCGGTCGCCGCGGCTCTCGGCGCAGGTGGCCGGGTCGTCTGGTTCCCGACCGCTGACGCGCACACGCAGAGGACAGCCGGGCTGCCACGTCTGCACGACCAGGATCCGCGACTGCCCGACAGCGTCTACGGTGTGCCGCCGGTCGACCCCGCCGGCGAGGAGCCCGCGGAGCAGGTGCTGCGGCTGATCGGTGAGGCGGACGCCGTCCTGGCCACCGGGCATCTCAGCGGCCCCGAGTGCCACTGGCTTGCCAGCCGGGCCCCGCACCACGGCATCGACCGGGTGCTGTTCATCCACCCCTCGTACACGGTGCCGGGGCTCGGGCCCAGCGAGATCGCCGAGCTCGCCGCGACCGGCGGGCACATCGAGATCACCACCTACCAGCTCCTCCACCAACCGGGATGCACCCCCGAGATGCTGGCGGCGGTGGCCCGTGCGGCCGGTCCGAAGCTGGTGCTCGCCTCAGACGCCGGGCAGCAGGACACGCCCAACCCGCCCGACGCGCTGCAGCTGCTCATCGACACCCTCGCCGCCGAGGGGCTGGACCGCTCCTGGCTCCTCGACGCCGCCTCCACCGTCCCCGAGGCGCTCTTCAGCCCCCGCTGA
- a CDS encoding nitrilase-related carbon-nitrogen hydrolase, with amino-acid sequence MSHLGASRGDAKSTLRIRVLQTDPQLGDVTGNLERLESQIAECRDVDLVVTPELATHGYHLGDLPDSAPLSRHDARLARLGSHGPTVVVGFVEQNLHLVHNAAAVLGPETLGVQRKLYLPTYWRWEERKHFTPGTELERHDVAGVRLSVIICNDLWQPVVPWLAVHAGAEVLVVPVNSVVSAVGSDTAKVWETILLHAALTLQCYVVFVNRVGTESGSTFWGGSRVISPEGEVLEQLDDEPGEFTVDLDLERLRRLRREWPLLSESRAEFVTSAAGNLAKGIS; translated from the coding sequence GTGAGCCATCTGGGTGCCTCGCGCGGGGATGCGAAGAGCACTCTTCGCATCCGGGTTCTCCAGACCGATCCCCAGCTGGGAGACGTCACCGGGAACCTGGAGAGGCTCGAGAGCCAGATCGCCGAGTGTCGCGACGTGGATCTGGTGGTCACACCGGAGCTGGCGACCCACGGCTACCACCTGGGGGATCTGCCGGACAGCGCCCCGCTGAGCCGTCATGACGCGCGGCTCGCGCGGCTCGGGAGTCACGGTCCCACCGTCGTGGTCGGGTTCGTCGAGCAGAATCTCCACCTCGTCCACAACGCCGCGGCCGTCCTCGGACCGGAGACGCTGGGGGTGCAGCGCAAGCTCTACCTCCCGACGTACTGGCGTTGGGAGGAGCGCAAGCACTTCACGCCCGGCACCGAGCTGGAGCGGCACGACGTCGCCGGGGTCCGGCTCTCGGTGATCATCTGCAACGACCTGTGGCAGCCGGTCGTCCCATGGCTGGCGGTTCACGCCGGCGCCGAGGTGCTCGTGGTCCCCGTCAACAGCGTCGTATCAGCGGTCGGCAGCGACACGGCGAAGGTGTGGGAGACCATCCTGCTCCACGCCGCGCTGACCCTGCAGTGCTACGTGGTCTTCGTGAACCGGGTCGGGACAGAGAGCGGCAGCACCTTCTGGGGCGGCTCGCGGGTCATCTCCCCGGAGGGCGAAGTCCTGGAACAGCTGGATGACGAGCCGGGGGAGTTCACCGTGGACCTCGACCTGGAGAGACTGCGACGGCTCCGTCGGGAGTGGCCCCTGCTGAGCGAGAGCCGCGCCGAGTTCGTCACCAGCGCCGCGGGGAACCTCGCGAAGGGGATCAGCTGA
- a CDS encoding IclR family transcriptional regulator, with protein sequence MSEANDSAAAKIVALLEALADVDSDERSGLTVAALARALGRDKSVISRQLKPLVEVGLVERDAEGRHTLGWRLFAIAAHAGDQRLLLLAPPVMRRLTQLVRERVHFSIQRGDEAMTILSESPQRAVEAVSWVGRTTPLTCTSSGRALLFDHSEDEIRSVFADSFHVGAGRQAPADIDDMLRRLQRAKAQGLAIVEGEFDDDISGIAAPVRDVHGRIIGALNLSAPSYRMKDIKVSAARSLQNAAAHLSGLLSSPPTSRAG encoded by the coding sequence ATGTCCGAAGCCAACGACAGCGCAGCCGCCAAGATCGTGGCCCTGCTCGAAGCCCTCGCGGATGTCGATTCCGATGAGCGAAGCGGTCTGACCGTCGCTGCGCTGGCGAGAGCTCTGGGCCGTGACAAGTCCGTCATCTCGCGCCAGCTCAAGCCGCTGGTCGAGGTCGGCCTCGTCGAGCGCGACGCCGAGGGACGCCACACCTTGGGGTGGCGACTCTTCGCGATCGCGGCCCATGCCGGCGATCAGCGCCTGCTTCTGCTGGCGCCCCCGGTGATGCGCCGGCTGACGCAGCTGGTGCGAGAGCGCGTCCACTTCAGTATCCAGCGGGGGGACGAGGCGATGACCATCCTCTCCGAGAGCCCGCAACGCGCCGTCGAGGCGGTCAGCTGGGTGGGTCGTACCACGCCGCTGACCTGCACCTCTTCGGGACGCGCGCTGCTGTTCGACCACAGCGAGGACGAGATCCGATCCGTGTTCGCGGACAGCTTCCACGTCGGTGCGGGCCGACAGGCGCCGGCCGACATCGATGACATGCTCCGGCGTCTCCAGCGAGCCAAGGCCCAGGGCCTGGCGATCGTGGAGGGTGAGTTCGACGACGACATCAGCGGAATCGCGGCGCCGGTACGTGACGTACACGGCCGGATCATCGGAGCGCTCAACCTGTCCGCCCCCAGCTACCGCATGAAGGACATCAAGGTCTCCGCCGCCCGCTCGCTGCAGAACGCGGCGGCCCACCTGAGCGGCCTGCTCAGCTCGCCGCCGACGTCTCGCGCCGGGTGA
- a CDS encoding ABC transporter permease subunit, whose translation MTAAVIDEASTAPAGPGESPLTRRAWRWQLPMIALALAIGQLVWVQYASLDSVESRALAQSEVLANLWEHIWLVLVSTIVVLVIGIPLGIWLSRPSAKLLRGPVLLVANAGQAVPSIGILVLLALIWGVGFNMAVIALVIYALLPILRNTIVGLQQVDPFIVDAARGMGMSKGEILRKVELPLAVPVILAGARVSLILNVGVATLATYTNAGGLGDLIERGIVLNRMPILITGCVLTIALALLVDWLAGIAEQVLRPRGL comes from the coding sequence GTGACCGCCGCAGTCATCGACGAGGCCTCCACCGCGCCGGCGGGCCCAGGCGAGAGCCCCCTCACCCGCAGGGCCTGGCGATGGCAGCTGCCGATGATCGCACTGGCGCTGGCGATCGGCCAGCTCGTCTGGGTGCAGTACGCCAGTCTGGACTCCGTCGAGTCGCGGGCGCTGGCGCAGAGCGAGGTGCTGGCCAACCTGTGGGAGCACATCTGGCTCGTCCTCGTGTCCACCATCGTCGTGCTGGTGATCGGGATCCCGCTCGGCATCTGGCTGAGCCGGCCGTCGGCGAAGCTTCTGCGGGGCCCTGTGCTCCTGGTGGCCAACGCCGGTCAGGCAGTGCCCTCCATCGGGATCCTGGTCCTGCTCGCGCTGATCTGGGGCGTCGGCTTCAACATGGCCGTGATCGCACTCGTCATCTATGCCCTGCTGCCCATCCTCCGCAACACGATCGTGGGCCTGCAGCAGGTCGACCCCTTCATCGTCGACGCCGCTCGTGGCATGGGCATGTCCAAGGGCGAGATCCTCCGCAAGGTCGAGCTCCCCCTTGCGGTGCCCGTGATCCTCGCCGGCGCCCGGGTGTCGCTGATCCTGAACGTGGGCGTCGCGACCCTGGCGACCTACACCAACGCCGGTGGGCTCGGTGACCTGATCGAGCGCGGCATCGTGCTCAACCGCATGCCCATCCTCATCACCGGGTGCGTCCTGACGATCGCACTCGCCCTTCTCGTCGATTGGCTGGCCGGCATCGCCGAGCAGGTCCTTCGACCGCGAGGACTCTGA